Proteins from one Bactrocera neohumeralis isolate Rockhampton chromosome 3, APGP_CSIRO_Bneo_wtdbg2-racon-allhic-juicebox.fasta_v2, whole genome shotgun sequence genomic window:
- the LOC126753265 gene encoding basic proline-rich protein-like isoform X23 produces MKLFVLLLALAATGAHADVSHLSSDLQEDGYHYKQPSVPFPAPPSGNGIDDVQYQPRPQPRPQPQPQPRPQPSYPAPSQPSYPAPGPQPQPQPQPSYPAPRPQPQPQPQPSYPAPRPQPQPQPRPQPSYPAPSQPSQPTQPQPRPQPSYPAPSQPTQPAPRPQPQPGRPAPSPQPGPEYLPPEQPQQPRPRPQPQPRPQPQPQPSYPAPRPQPQPQPQPQPQPQPQPSYPAPRPQPQPQPQPRPQPQPRPQQPGQPKPGPEYIPPAGPTTGPTYQPRPQQPTPGPTYQPRPQQPTPGPTYQPRPQQPTPGPTYQPRPQQPTPGPTYQPRPQQPTPGPTYQPRPQQPTPGPTYQPRPQPQPKPSQPAKPGPEYLPPPGENEVGPKQPAPRPQPQPRPSQPSQPAPRPSYPAPKPSYPAPQPSYPGGPSGPGGPQGPGGPGGPSGPGGPGGSYGPGGPSGPSGPQGPGGPGGPGGSYGPGGPSGPSGPQGPGGPGGPSGSYGPGGPSGPGGPQGPGGPSGPGGPGGPGGSYGPGGPSGPGGPQGPGGPGGPSGPGGPGGSFGPGGPGGPSGPGGPQGPGGPSGPSGPAVQEAQAVHMVQEDQVVQAVQEVHKAQVVQAVHMVLAALVDQQDLAVPRRDLSDLMVITTTNHLDPSHIKLLYSTHETRPFSIINNYEIFMKNLIIKNQ; encoded by the exons ATG aaattatttgTACTACTGCTGGCACTAGCTGCCACTGGTGCGCATGCTGATGTCTCACACTTGAGCAGCGACTTGCAGGAGGATGGTTATCATTATAAGCAGCCTTCGGTGCCTTTCCCAGCACCACCTTCGGGCAATGGCATAGATGATGTACAATATCAACCAAGACCACAGCCACGTCCACAGCCGCAACCACAACCAAGGCCTCAACCTTCATATCCAGCTCCCTCACAGCCGTCGTATCCAGCGCCAGGCCCACAGCCACAGCCGCAACCGCAGCCATCGTATCCAGCGCCACGTCCACAGCCACAGCCGCAACCGCAGCCATCATATCCAGCACCACGCCCACAGCCACAACCGCAACCAAGACCACAACCTTCATATCCCGCTCCTTCACAGCCTTCACAGCCTACGCAGCCACAACCTCGGCCTCAACCTTCATATCCAGCACCCTCACAGCCAACACAGCCAGCACCTCGTCCGCAACCTCAACCGGGTCGTCCAGCGCCATCACCACAGCCAGGACCGGAATATTTGCCTCCAGAGCAACCACAGCAGCCAAGACCTCGTCCTCAACCACAGCCACGACCACAACCTCAACCCCAGCCCTCGTATCCTGCCCCAAGGCCTCAACCTCAGCCTCagcctcaacctcaacctcagcCACAACCACAGCCCTCATATCCTGCTCCACGTCCTCAACCACAACCTCAGCCTCAACCACGACCACAGCCTCAACCGCGTCCACAACAGCCAGGTCAGCCAAAACCTGGTCCTGAGTATATACCCCCAGCAGGACCAACTACTGGTCCAACTTATCAACCACGACCACAACAACCCACTCCTGGCCCAACTTATCAACCACGACCACAACAACCCACTCCTGGCCCAACTTATCAACCACGACCACAACAACCCACTCCTGGCCCAACTTATCAACCACGACCACAACAACCCACTCCTGGTCCAACTTATCAACCACGACCACAACAACCCACTCCCGGACCAACTTATCAACCACGGCCACAGCAACCCACTCCGGGACCAACATACCAACCACGTCCACAACCACAGCCGAAACCATCACAGCCTGCCAAACCCGGTCCAGAATATTTGCCACCACCTGGTGAAAATGAAGTAGGCCCAAAACAGCCGGCGCCTCGTCCACAACCACAACCTCGGCCGTCGCAACCTAGTCAACCGGCTCCTCGACCAAGCTATCCAGCACCAAAACCCTCGTACCCTGCTCCTCAGCCTAGTTATCCAGGAGGTCCCAGCGGTCCAGGAGGTCCACAAGGCCCAGGTGGACCAGGCGGTCCAAGTGGCCCAGGAGGCCCAGGCGGTTCATATGGTCCAGGTGGTCCAAGCGGTCCAAGTGGCCCACAAGGCCCAGGTGGTCCAGGAGGTCCAGGCGGTTCGTATGGTCCAGGTGGTCCAAGCGGTCCAAGTGGTCCACAAGGCCCAGGAGGTCCAGGAGGTCCAAGCGGTTCATATGGTCCAGGTGGTCCCAGCGGTCCAGGAGGTCCACAAGGCCCAG GTGGTCCCAGCGGTCCAGGAGGTCCAGGAGGCCCAGGTGGTTCATATGGTCCAGGTGGTCCCAGCGGTCCAGGAGGTCCACAAGGCCCAGGTGGACCAGGCGGTCCAAGCGGTCCAGGAGGCCCAGGCGGATCATTTGGTCCAGGAGGACCAGGTGGTCCAAGCGGTCCAGGTGGTCCACAAGGCCCAGGTGGACCAAGTGGTCCCAGCGGTCCAGCGGTCCAGGAGGCCCAGGCGGTTCATATGGTCCAGGAGGACCAGGTGGTCCAAGCGGTCCAGGAAGTCCACAAGGCCCAGGTAGTCCAAGCGGTTCATATGGTCCTGGCGGCCCTGGTGGACCAACAGGACCTAGCGGTCCCGAGGCGGGATCTCTCGGACCTGATGGTTATAACTACAACAAACCATCTAGACCCTTCTCATATTAAATTATTGTACTCAACACATGAAACTCGCCCATTTAGTATTATAAACAACTACGAAATTTTTATgaagaatttaataataaaaaaccaataa
- the LOC126753265 gene encoding basic proline-rich protein-like isoform X6 — MKLFVLLLALAATGAHADVSHLSSDLQEDGYHYKQPSVPFPAPPSGNGIDDVQYQPRPQPRPQPQPQPRPQPSYPAPSQPSYPAPGPQPQPQPQPSYPAPRPQPQPQPQPSYPAPRPQPQPQPRPQPSYPAPSQPSQPTQPQPRPQPSYPAPSQPTQPAPRPQPQPGRPAPSPQPGPEYLPPEQPQQPRPRPQPQPRPQPQPQPSYPAPRPQPQPQPQPQPQPQPQPSYPAPRPQPQPQPQPRPQPQPRPQQPGQPKPGPEYIPPAGPTTGPTYQPRPQQPTPGPTYQPRPQQPTPGPTYQPRPQQPTPGPTYQPRPQQPTPGPTYQPRPQQPTPGPTYQPRPQQPTPGPTYQPRPQPQPKPSQPAKPGPEYLPPPGENEVGPKQPAPRPQPQPRPSQPSQPAPRPSYPAPKPSYPAPQPSYPGGPSGPGGPQGPGGPGGPSGPGGPGGSYGPGGPSGPSGPQGPGGPGGPSGSYGPGGPSGPGGPQGPGGPGGPSGSYGPGGPSGPGGPQGPGGPCGPSGSGSPQGPGGPSGSYGPGGPCGPSGPGGPQGPGGPGGSGGPSGPGGPGGPGGSYGPGGPSGPGGPQGPGGPGGPSGPGGPGGSFGPGGPGGPSGPGGPQGPGGPSGPSGPAVQEAQAVHMVQEDQVVQAVQEVHKAQVVQAVHMVLAALVDQQDLAVPRRDLSDLMVITTTNHLDPSHIKLLYSTHETRPFSIINNYEIFMKNLIIKNQ, encoded by the exons ATG aaattatttgTACTACTGCTGGCACTAGCTGCCACTGGTGCGCATGCTGATGTCTCACACTTGAGCAGCGACTTGCAGGAGGATGGTTATCATTATAAGCAGCCTTCGGTGCCTTTCCCAGCACCACCTTCGGGCAATGGCATAGATGATGTACAATATCAACCAAGACCACAGCCACGTCCACAGCCGCAACCACAACCAAGGCCTCAACCTTCATATCCAGCTCCCTCACAGCCGTCGTATCCAGCGCCAGGCCCACAGCCACAGCCGCAACCGCAGCCATCGTATCCAGCGCCACGTCCACAGCCACAGCCGCAACCGCAGCCATCATATCCAGCACCACGCCCACAGCCACAACCGCAACCAAGACCACAACCTTCATATCCCGCTCCTTCACAGCCTTCACAGCCTACGCAGCCACAACCTCGGCCTCAACCTTCATATCCAGCACCCTCACAGCCAACACAGCCAGCACCTCGTCCGCAACCTCAACCGGGTCGTCCAGCGCCATCACCACAGCCAGGACCGGAATATTTGCCTCCAGAGCAACCACAGCAGCCAAGACCTCGTCCTCAACCACAGCCACGACCACAACCTCAACCCCAGCCCTCGTATCCTGCCCCAAGGCCTCAACCTCAGCCTCagcctcaacctcaacctcagcCACAACCACAGCCCTCATATCCTGCTCCACGTCCTCAACCACAACCTCAGCCTCAACCACGACCACAGCCTCAACCGCGTCCACAACAGCCAGGTCAGCCAAAACCTGGTCCTGAGTATATACCCCCAGCAGGACCAACTACTGGTCCAACTTATCAACCACGACCACAACAACCCACTCCTGGCCCAACTTATCAACCACGACCACAACAACCCACTCCTGGCCCAACTTATCAACCACGACCACAACAACCCACTCCTGGCCCAACTTATCAACCACGACCACAACAACCCACTCCTGGTCCAACTTATCAACCACGACCACAACAACCCACTCCCGGACCAACTTATCAACCACGGCCACAGCAACCCACTCCGGGACCAACATACCAACCACGTCCACAACCACAGCCGAAACCATCACAGCCTGCCAAACCCGGTCCAGAATATTTGCCACCACCTGGTGAAAATGAAGTAGGCCCAAAACAGCCGGCGCCTCGTCCACAACCACAACCTCGGCCGTCGCAACCTAGTCAACCGGCTCCTCGACCAAGCTATCCAGCACCAAAACCCTCGTACCCTGCTCCTCAGCCTAGTTATCCAGGAGGTCCCAGCGGTCCAGGAGGTCCACAAGGCCCAGGTGGACCAGGCGGTCCAAGTGGCCCAGGAGGCCCAGGCGGTTCATATGGTCCAG GTGGTCCAAGCGGTCCAAGTGGTCCACAAGGCCCAGGAGGTCCAGGAGGTCCAAGCGGTTCATATGGTCCAGGTGGTCCCAGCGGTCCAGGAGGTCCACAAGGCCCAGGTGGTCCAGGAGGTCCAAGCGGTTCATATGGTCCAGGTGGTCCCAGCGGTCCAGGAGGTCCACAAGGCCCAGGAGGTCCATGTGGGCCTAGCGGTTCAGGTAGTCCACAAGGTCCTGGAGGACCAAGCGGTTCATATGGCCCAGGAGGTCCATGTGGTCCCAGCGGTCCAGGTGGTCCACAAGGCCCAGGTGGTCCAGGAGGCTCAGGTGGTCCCAGCGGTCCAGGAGGTCCAGGAGGCCCAGGTGGTTCATATGGTCCAGGTGGTCCCAGCGGTCCAGGAGGTCCACAAGGCCCAGGTGGACCAGGCGGTCCAAGCGGTCCAGGAGGCCCAGGCGGATCATTTGGTCCAGGAGGACCAGGTGGTCCAAGCGGTCCAGGTGGTCCACAAGGCCCAGGTGGACCAAGTGGTCCCAGCGGTCCAGCGGTCCAGGAGGCCCAGGCGGTTCATATGGTCCAGGAGGACCAGGTGGTCCAAGCGGTCCAGGAAGTCCACAAGGCCCAGGTAGTCCAAGCGGTTCATATGGTCCTGGCGGCCCTGGTGGACCAACAGGACCTAGCGGTCCCGAGGCGGGATCTCTCGGACCTGATGGTTATAACTACAACAAACCATCTAGACCCTTCTCATATTAAATTATTGTACTCAACACATGAAACTCGCCCATTTAGTATTATAAACAACTACGAAATTTTTATgaagaatttaataataaaaaaccaataa
- the LOC126753265 gene encoding basic proline-rich protein-like isoform X15, translated as MKLFVLLLALAATGAHADVSHLSSDLQEDGYHYKQPSVPFPAPPSGNGIDDVQYQPRPQPRPQPQPQPRPQPSYPAPSQPSYPAPGPQPQPQPQPSYPAPRPQPQPQPQPSYPAPRPQPQPQPRPQPSYPAPSQPSQPTQPQPRPQPSYPAPSQPTQPAPRPQPQPGRPAPSPQPGPEYLPPEQPQQPRPRPQPQPRPQPQPQPSYPAPRPQPQPQPQPQPQPQPQPSYPAPRPQPQPQPQPRPQPQPRPQQPGQPKPGPEYIPPAGPTTGPTYQPRPQQPTPGPTYQPRPQQPTPGPTYQPRPQQPTPGPTYQPRPQQPTPGPTYQPRPQQPTPGPTYQPRPQQPTPGPTYQPRPQPQPKPSQPAKPGPEYLPPPGENEVGPKQPAPRPQPQPRPSQPSQPAPRPSYPAPKPSYPAPQPSYPGGPSGPGGPQGPGGPGGPSGPGGPGGSYGPGGPSGPGGPQGPGGPGGPSGSYGPGGPSGPGGPQGPGGPCGPSGSGSPQGPGGPSGSYGPGGPCGPSGPGGPQGPGGPGGSGGPSGPGGPGGPGGSYGPGGPSGPGGPQGPGGPGGPSGPGGPGGSFGPGGPGGPSGPGGPQGPGGPSGPSGPAVQEAQAVHMVQEDQVVQAVQEVHKAQVVQAVHMVLAALVDQQDLAVPRRDLSDLMVITTTNHLDPSHIKLLYSTHETRPFSIINNYEIFMKNLIIKNQ; from the exons ATG aaattatttgTACTACTGCTGGCACTAGCTGCCACTGGTGCGCATGCTGATGTCTCACACTTGAGCAGCGACTTGCAGGAGGATGGTTATCATTATAAGCAGCCTTCGGTGCCTTTCCCAGCACCACCTTCGGGCAATGGCATAGATGATGTACAATATCAACCAAGACCACAGCCACGTCCACAGCCGCAACCACAACCAAGGCCTCAACCTTCATATCCAGCTCCCTCACAGCCGTCGTATCCAGCGCCAGGCCCACAGCCACAGCCGCAACCGCAGCCATCGTATCCAGCGCCACGTCCACAGCCACAGCCGCAACCGCAGCCATCATATCCAGCACCACGCCCACAGCCACAACCGCAACCAAGACCACAACCTTCATATCCCGCTCCTTCACAGCCTTCACAGCCTACGCAGCCACAACCTCGGCCTCAACCTTCATATCCAGCACCCTCACAGCCAACACAGCCAGCACCTCGTCCGCAACCTCAACCGGGTCGTCCAGCGCCATCACCACAGCCAGGACCGGAATATTTGCCTCCAGAGCAACCACAGCAGCCAAGACCTCGTCCTCAACCACAGCCACGACCACAACCTCAACCCCAGCCCTCGTATCCTGCCCCAAGGCCTCAACCTCAGCCTCagcctcaacctcaacctcagcCACAACCACAGCCCTCATATCCTGCTCCACGTCCTCAACCACAACCTCAGCCTCAACCACGACCACAGCCTCAACCGCGTCCACAACAGCCAGGTCAGCCAAAACCTGGTCCTGAGTATATACCCCCAGCAGGACCAACTACTGGTCCAACTTATCAACCACGACCACAACAACCCACTCCTGGCCCAACTTATCAACCACGACCACAACAACCCACTCCTGGCCCAACTTATCAACCACGACCACAACAACCCACTCCTGGCCCAACTTATCAACCACGACCACAACAACCCACTCCTGGTCCAACTTATCAACCACGACCACAACAACCCACTCCCGGACCAACTTATCAACCACGGCCACAGCAACCCACTCCGGGACCAACATACCAACCACGTCCACAACCACAGCCGAAACCATCACAGCCTGCCAAACCCGGTCCAGAATATTTGCCACCACCTGGTGAAAATGAAGTAGGCCCAAAACAGCCGGCGCCTCGTCCACAACCACAACCTCGGCCGTCGCAACCTAGTCAACCGGCTCCTCGACCAAGCTATCCAGCACCAAAACCCTCGTACCCTGCTCCTCAGCCTAGTTATCCAGGAGGTCCCAGCGGTCCAGGAGGTCCACAAGGCCCAGGTGGACCAGGCGGTCCAAGTGGCCCAGGAGGCCCAGGCGGTTCATATGGTCCAG GTGGTCCCAGCGGTCCAGGAGGTCCACAAGGCCCAGGTGGTCCAGGAGGTCCAAGCGGTTCATATGGTCCAGGTGGTCCCAGCGGTCCAGGAGGTCCACAAGGCCCAGGAGGTCCATGTGGGCCTAGCGGTTCAGGTAGTCCACAAGGTCCTGGAGGACCAAGCGGTTCATATGGCCCAGGAGGTCCATGTGGTCCCAGCGGTCCAGGTGGTCCACAAGGCCCAGGTGGTCCAGGAGGCTCAGGTGGTCCCAGCGGTCCAGGAGGTCCAGGAGGCCCAGGTGGTTCATATGGTCCAGGTGGTCCCAGCGGTCCAGGAGGTCCACAAGGCCCAGGTGGACCAGGCGGTCCAAGCGGTCCAGGAGGCCCAGGCGGATCATTTGGTCCAGGAGGACCAGGTGGTCCAAGCGGTCCAGGTGGTCCACAAGGCCCAGGTGGACCAAGTGGTCCCAGCGGTCCAGCGGTCCAGGAGGCCCAGGCGGTTCATATGGTCCAGGAGGACCAGGTGGTCCAAGCGGTCCAGGAAGTCCACAAGGCCCAGGTAGTCCAAGCGGTTCATATGGTCCTGGCGGCCCTGGTGGACCAACAGGACCTAGCGGTCCCGAGGCGGGATCTCTCGGACCTGATGGTTATAACTACAACAAACCATCTAGACCCTTCTCATATTAAATTATTGTACTCAACACATGAAACTCGCCCATTTAGTATTATAAACAACTACGAAATTTTTATgaagaatttaataataaaaaaccaataa
- the LOC126753265 gene encoding basic proline-rich protein-like isoform X17, whose amino-acid sequence MKLFVLLLALAATGAHADVSHLSSDLQEDGYHYKQPSVPFPAPPSGNGIDDVQYQPRPQPRPQPQPQPRPQPSYPAPSQPSYPAPGPQPQPQPQPSYPAPRPQPQPQPQPSYPAPRPQPQPQPRPQPSYPAPSQPSQPTQPQPRPQPSYPAPSQPTQPAPRPQPQPGRPAPSPQPGPEYLPPEQPQQPRPRPQPQPRPQPQPQPSYPAPRPQPQPQPQPQPQPQPQPSYPAPRPQPQPQPQPRPQPQPRPQQPGQPKPGPEYIPPAGPTTGPTYQPRPQQPTPGPTYQPRPQQPTPGPTYQPRPQQPTPGPTYQPRPQQPTPGPTYQPRPQQPTPGPTYQPRPQQPTPGPTYQPRPQPQPKPSQPAKPGPEYLPPPGENEVGPKQPAPRPQPQPRPSQPSQPAPRPSYPAPKPSYPAPQPSYPGGPSGPGGPQGPGGPGGPSGPGGPGGSYGPGGPSGPSGPQGPGGPGGPSGSYGPGGPSGPGGPQGPGGPCGPSGSGSPQGPGGPSGSYGPGGPCGPSGPGGPQGPGGPGGSGGPSGPGGPGGPGGSYGPGGPSGPGGPQGPGGPGGPSGPGGPGGSFGPGGPGGPSGPGGPQGPGGPSGPSGPAVQEAQAVHMVQEDQVVQAVQEVHKAQVVQAVHMVLAALVDQQDLAVPRRDLSDLMVITTTNHLDPSHIKLLYSTHETRPFSIINNYEIFMKNLIIKNQ is encoded by the exons ATG aaattatttgTACTACTGCTGGCACTAGCTGCCACTGGTGCGCATGCTGATGTCTCACACTTGAGCAGCGACTTGCAGGAGGATGGTTATCATTATAAGCAGCCTTCGGTGCCTTTCCCAGCACCACCTTCGGGCAATGGCATAGATGATGTACAATATCAACCAAGACCACAGCCACGTCCACAGCCGCAACCACAACCAAGGCCTCAACCTTCATATCCAGCTCCCTCACAGCCGTCGTATCCAGCGCCAGGCCCACAGCCACAGCCGCAACCGCAGCCATCGTATCCAGCGCCACGTCCACAGCCACAGCCGCAACCGCAGCCATCATATCCAGCACCACGCCCACAGCCACAACCGCAACCAAGACCACAACCTTCATATCCCGCTCCTTCACAGCCTTCACAGCCTACGCAGCCACAACCTCGGCCTCAACCTTCATATCCAGCACCCTCACAGCCAACACAGCCAGCACCTCGTCCGCAACCTCAACCGGGTCGTCCAGCGCCATCACCACAGCCAGGACCGGAATATTTGCCTCCAGAGCAACCACAGCAGCCAAGACCTCGTCCTCAACCACAGCCACGACCACAACCTCAACCCCAGCCCTCGTATCCTGCCCCAAGGCCTCAACCTCAGCCTCagcctcaacctcaacctcagcCACAACCACAGCCCTCATATCCTGCTCCACGTCCTCAACCACAACCTCAGCCTCAACCACGACCACAGCCTCAACCGCGTCCACAACAGCCAGGTCAGCCAAAACCTGGTCCTGAGTATATACCCCCAGCAGGACCAACTACTGGTCCAACTTATCAACCACGACCACAACAACCCACTCCTGGCCCAACTTATCAACCACGACCACAACAACCCACTCCTGGCCCAACTTATCAACCACGACCACAACAACCCACTCCTGGCCCAACTTATCAACCACGACCACAACAACCCACTCCTGGTCCAACTTATCAACCACGACCACAACAACCCACTCCCGGACCAACTTATCAACCACGGCCACAGCAACCCACTCCGGGACCAACATACCAACCACGTCCACAACCACAGCCGAAACCATCACAGCCTGCCAAACCCGGTCCAGAATATTTGCCACCACCTGGTGAAAATGAAGTAGGCCCAAAACAGCCGGCGCCTCGTCCACAACCACAACCTCGGCCGTCGCAACCTAGTCAACCGGCTCCTCGACCAAGCTATCCAGCACCAAAACCCTCGTACCCTGCTCCTCAGCCTAGTTATCCAGGAGGTCCCAGCGGTCCAGGAGGTCCACAAGGCCCAGGTGGACCAGGCGGTCCAAGTGGCCCAGGAGGCCCAGGCGGTTCATATGGTCCAGGTGGTCCAAGCGGTCCAAGTGGCCCACAAGGCCCAG GTGGTCCAGGAGGTCCAAGCGGTTCATATGGTCCAGGTGGTCCCAGCGGTCCAGGAGGTCCACAAGGCCCAGGAGGTCCATGTGGGCCTAGCGGTTCAGGTAGTCCACAAGGTCCTGGAGGACCAAGCGGTTCATATGGCCCAGGAGGTCCATGTGGTCCCAGCGGTCCAGGTGGTCCACAAGGCCCAGGTGGTCCAGGAGGCTCAGGTGGTCCCAGCGGTCCAGGAGGTCCAGGAGGCCCAGGTGGTTCATATGGTCCAGGTGGTCCCAGCGGTCCAGGAGGTCCACAAGGCCCAGGTGGACCAGGCGGTCCAAGCGGTCCAGGAGGCCCAGGCGGATCATTTGGTCCAGGAGGACCAGGTGGTCCAAGCGGTCCAGGTGGTCCACAAGGCCCAGGTGGACCAAGTGGTCCCAGCGGTCCAGCGGTCCAGGAGGCCCAGGCGGTTCATATGGTCCAGGAGGACCAGGTGGTCCAAGCGGTCCAGGAAGTCCACAAGGCCCAGGTAGTCCAAGCGGTTCATATGGTCCTGGCGGCCCTGGTGGACCAACAGGACCTAGCGGTCCCGAGGCGGGATCTCTCGGACCTGATGGTTATAACTACAACAAACCATCTAGACCCTTCTCATATTAAATTATTGTACTCAACACATGAAACTCGCCCATTTAGTATTATAAACAACTACGAAATTTTTATgaagaatttaataataaaaaaccaataa
- the LOC126753265 gene encoding basic proline-rich protein-like isoform X24 produces the protein MKLFVLLLALAATGAHADVSHLSSDLQEDGYHYKQPSVPFPAPPSGNGIDDVQYQPRPQPRPQPQPQPRPQPSYPAPSQPSYPAPGPQPQPQPQPSYPAPRPQPQPQPQPSYPAPRPQPQPQPRPQPSYPAPSQPSQPTQPQPRPQPSYPAPSQPTQPAPRPQPQPGRPAPSPQPGPEYLPPEQPQQPRPRPQPQPRPQPQPQPSYPAPRPQPQPQPQPQPQPQPQPSYPAPRPQPQPQPQPRPQPQPRPQQPGQPKPGPEYIPPAGPTTGPTYQPRPQQPTPGPTYQPRPQQPTPGPTYQPRPQQPTPGPTYQPRPQQPTPGPTYQPRPQQPTPGPTYQPRPQQPTPGPTYQPRPQPQPKPSQPAKPGPEYLPPPGENEVGPKQPAPRPQPQPRPSQPSQPAPRPSYPAPKPSYPAPQPSYPGGPSGPGGPQGPGGPGGPSGPGGPSGSYGPGGPSGPGGPQGPGGPCGPSGSGSPQGPGGPSGSYGPGGPCGPSGPGGPQGPGGPGGSGGPSGPGGPGGPGGSYGPGGPSGPGGPQGPGGPGGPSGPGGPGGSFGPGGPGGPSGPGGPQGPGGPSGPSGPAVQEAQAVHMVQEDQVVQAVQEVHKAQVVQAVHMVLAALVDQQDLAVPRRDLSDLMVITTTNHLDPSHIKLLYSTHETRPFSIINNYEIFMKNLIIKNQ, from the exons ATG aaattatttgTACTACTGCTGGCACTAGCTGCCACTGGTGCGCATGCTGATGTCTCACACTTGAGCAGCGACTTGCAGGAGGATGGTTATCATTATAAGCAGCCTTCGGTGCCTTTCCCAGCACCACCTTCGGGCAATGGCATAGATGATGTACAATATCAACCAAGACCACAGCCACGTCCACAGCCGCAACCACAACCAAGGCCTCAACCTTCATATCCAGCTCCCTCACAGCCGTCGTATCCAGCGCCAGGCCCACAGCCACAGCCGCAACCGCAGCCATCGTATCCAGCGCCACGTCCACAGCCACAGCCGCAACCGCAGCCATCATATCCAGCACCACGCCCACAGCCACAACCGCAACCAAGACCACAACCTTCATATCCCGCTCCTTCACAGCCTTCACAGCCTACGCAGCCACAACCTCGGCCTCAACCTTCATATCCAGCACCCTCACAGCCAACACAGCCAGCACCTCGTCCGCAACCTCAACCGGGTCGTCCAGCGCCATCACCACAGCCAGGACCGGAATATTTGCCTCCAGAGCAACCACAGCAGCCAAGACCTCGTCCTCAACCACAGCCACGACCACAACCTCAACCCCAGCCCTCGTATCCTGCCCCAAGGCCTCAACCTCAGCCTCagcctcaacctcaacctcagcCACAACCACAGCCCTCATATCCTGCTCCACGTCCTCAACCACAACCTCAGCCTCAACCACGACCACAGCCTCAACCGCGTCCACAACAGCCAGGTCAGCCAAAACCTGGTCCTGAGTATATACCCCCAGCAGGACCAACTACTGGTCCAACTTATCAACCACGACCACAACAACCCACTCCTGGCCCAACTTATCAACCACGACCACAACAACCCACTCCTGGCCCAACTTATCAACCACGACCACAACAACCCACTCCTGGCCCAACTTATCAACCACGACCACAACAACCCACTCCTGGTCCAACTTATCAACCACGACCACAACAACCCACTCCCGGACCAACTTATCAACCACGGCCACAGCAACCCACTCCGGGACCAACATACCAACCACGTCCACAACCACAGCCGAAACCATCACAGCCTGCCAAACCCGGTCCAGAATATTTGCCACCACCTGGTGAAAATGAAGTAGGCCCAAAACAGCCGGCGCCTCGTCCACAACCACAACCTCGGCCGTCGCAACCTAGTCAACCGGCTCCTCGACCAAGCTATCCAGCACCAAAACCCTCGTACCCTGCTCCTCAGCCTAGTTATCCAGGAGGTCCCAGCGGTCCAGGAGGTCCACAAGGCCCAGGTGGACCAGGCGGTCCAA GTGGTCCAGGAGGTCCAAGCGGTTCATATGGTCCAGGTGGTCCCAGCGGTCCAGGAGGTCCACAAGGCCCAGGAGGTCCATGTGGGCCTAGCGGTTCAGGTAGTCCACAAGGTCCTGGAGGACCAAGCGGTTCATATGGCCCAGGAGGTCCATGTGGTCCCAGCGGTCCAGGTGGTCCACAAGGCCCAGGTGGTCCAGGAGGCTCAGGTGGTCCCAGCGGTCCAGGAGGTCCAGGAGGCCCAGGTGGTTCATATGGTCCAGGTGGTCCCAGCGGTCCAGGAGGTCCACAAGGCCCAGGTGGACCAGGCGGTCCAAGCGGTCCAGGAGGCCCAGGCGGATCATTTGGTCCAGGAGGACCAGGTGGTCCAAGCGGTCCAGGTGGTCCACAAGGCCCAGGTGGACCAAGTGGTCCCAGCGGTCCAGCGGTCCAGGAGGCCCAGGCGGTTCATATGGTCCAGGAGGACCAGGTGGTCCAAGCGGTCCAGGAAGTCCACAAGGCCCAGGTAGTCCAAGCGGTTCATATGGTCCTGGCGGCCCTGGTGGACCAACAGGACCTAGCGGTCCCGAGGCGGGATCTCTCGGACCTGATGGTTATAACTACAACAAACCATCTAGACCCTTCTCATATTAAATTATTGTACTCAACACATGAAACTCGCCCATTTAGTATTATAAACAACTACGAAATTTTTATgaagaatttaataataaaaaaccaataa